AAGTAATCGTAATGTTTTTGCTCCAGTTTGCGCTTTGCATATTGCACCAACCACTCATTGTCTTCACCTAAAAACTTGGCATCTTCATCACCACTAATAAGTTTGTTTTTTACTGAAAGGTGTTTGGCTATGGGAACACCAATATCTGGATGCAACCAACGGTAACACCATTGAAAGAATTTGTTGGTAAACACTTTTTTCATACGCTTATAACCTTTGTCGCCAGGACCAAGACCATCACCATGACCAATTAAAAAGGTCTTATCGTTAAACGTAAACTCCTTTGGTTTGTGATATACAGGAATATTCAGTTCTTTTTGAAAATAATCGCGCATCCATAAATCGTGGTTGCCTACAAAAAAATAAATAGGGATGCCAGAGTCTCTAATTTCAGCGAGTTTACCAAGTACACGTACAAATCCCTTAGGCACGGCATGTTTATACTCAAACCAAAAATCGAATAAATCTCCTAATAGGAAAATAGCTTCGGCATCTTTCTTTACCTCATCTAACCACGCAACAAATTTTAACTCTCTAGGTTTAGAAAGCTCATCTGTAGGCGCACCCAAATGGTTATCGCTAGAAAAATAGATGTATTTATCTTTAGGAAGCTTCATTCTTACATATTATCGCTTGCATACCACTCTGCAAAACTCGTTTCGGTTTCCTGAAGCTTTAGGGAATGTAGAGAAATATGCTCTGGTAATCTAGTTTTAATTTTTTCAGCAAAATCTGTTACCATCATTTCACTAGTAGGTTGGTAGTCTACTAAAAGTACATTGTGCCCTCTGTTGCTAAGTTCTTTTGCAAGATCCACGTGTGGTGTATTTTTGTTAAATACAGTAGCGTGATCATAAACATCTACAATCTCTTCTTTTACAATCTTTTTAAGGTCTCCAAAATCTATCACCATACCAAACTTTACGTGTGAGGTATCGCTTATAGGTGTTCCGATAACTGTAACGCTTAACTTATAGCTATGACCATGTACATTTTTGCATTTACCATCGTAACCATAAAGTGCGTGACCGGTTTCAAAAGAGAATTGTTTTGTTATTCTTATGTGACTCATGACATTATTATAGGCTTCAAAGATACATATTTTAGAGCTCGTCATTTTTTTCAAATCATATGAAATCAAAATTTATATTTGCGCAAATTTTAAAGCGTGAGCACAACACAACTTTTTGAAGATATTACGTTTACAGAAAACGAAAGTTACGAGCGTATTATAAGTGACCTCATCACTAAAAAATACAGTATAGTAGATGATTTTTTTACTCTTGAAGAGGTTTCGACTTTAAAAGAATCTTTATTAATAAAGTATGAAGAAGATTCTTTTAAAAAATCTGCTATTGGCAATTATACCAATCAAGAAATAGACAAAACCATTAGAGGTGATTTTATTTTATGGATCGATGAGAAAAAGGAAGAGCCAACAGAGCAGTTGTTTTTTGCTAAAGTGAATAGCTTGGTATCTTATTTAAACAAAACTTGCTTCTTAGGCATACTAACCAAGGAGTTTCATTATGCTGTTTACCCTACCGGAACATTTTATAAAAGGCATTTAGATACTTTTCAAAATGATGATAGGAGAAAACTTTCTATGGTGTTTTATTTAAATGAAGATGGTTGGTTGCCAGAATTTGGTGGAGAGCTCACACTGTATTTAGATGGAGGCGACAAAACTATTTTACCGTTGCCAGGACGCGTGGTTATTTTTGAAAGTCAAGTCATAGAACATGAG
This region of Croceibacter atlanticus HTCC2559 genomic DNA includes:
- a CDS encoding 2OG-Fe(II) oxygenase, yielding MSTTQLFEDITFTENESYERIISDLITKKYSIVDDFFTLEEVSTLKESLLIKYEEDSFKKSAIGNYTNQEIDKTIRGDFILWIDEKKEEPTEQLFFAKVNSLVSYLNKTCFLGILTKEFHYAVYPTGTFYKRHLDTFQNDDRRKLSMVFYLNEDGWLPEFGGELTLYLDGGDKTILPLPGRVVIFESQVIEHEVKRVMANERLSITGWLKTR
- a CDS encoding UDP-2,3-diacylglucosamine diphosphatase; translation: MKLPKDKYIYFSSDNHLGAPTDELSKPRELKFVAWLDEVKKDAEAIFLLGDLFDFWFEYKHAVPKGFVRVLGKLAEIRDSGIPIYFFVGNHDLWMRDYFQKELNIPVYHKPKEFTFNDKTFLIGHGDGLGPGDKGYKRMKKVFTNKFFQWCYRWLHPDIGVPIAKHLSVKNKLISGDEDAKFLGEDNEWLVQYAKRKLEQKHYDYFVFGHRHLPLEIEVGNNSKYINLGDWISYYTYGKFDGETMSLNTFKE
- a CDS encoding 6-pyruvoyl trahydropterin synthase family protein; amino-acid sequence: MSHIRITKQFSFETGHALYGYDGKCKNVHGHSYKLSVTVIGTPISDTSHVKFGMVIDFGDLKKIVKEEIVDVYDHATVFNKNTPHVDLAKELSNRGHNVLLVDYQPTSEMMVTDFAEKIKTRLPEHISLHSLKLQETETSFAEWYASDNM